A genome region from Candidatus Manganitrophus noduliformans includes the following:
- a CDS encoding cytochrome P450 translates to MTPKHPNMPPGPAGTPLVGQLFPFRRDPIDFLMRLAREYGDIARFKIGSQELFLFNHPDLIKNVLTVDHRSFIKGRGLQWAKRLLGEGLLTSEGEFHRRQRRIAQPAFHRQRIGAYGEMMTGYGVRTRERWEEEKPFDVLKEMMHLTMMVAAKTLFDTEAESEAKEIGEALSVSVEFFNRFTLPFADLLAELPVPSTLKFRKAKRRLDETVYRMIAERRASKEDRGDLLSMLLHATDEEGGTGGMTDQQLRDEAMTIFLAGHETTANALTWTWYLLSQHPDAETQLHAEIDALGGRLPAVDDLPKLTYTEKLLAESMRLYPPAWLLGYRAIRDYPVGRYVVPKGGIVLMSQYVMHHDPRYYPDPFRFDPERWEPAAKAVRPKFSYFPFGGGPRVCIGESFAWMEGILLIATLAQRWRLRLVPGHPVVLQPLITLRPKHGMMVTAERR, encoded by the coding sequence ATGACTCCGAAACATCCCAACATGCCGCCGGGCCCGGCGGGAACGCCGCTGGTCGGGCAGCTTTTTCCTTTTCGACGCGATCCGATCGATTTCCTGATGCGGCTTGCCCGCGAGTACGGGGATATCGCCCGCTTCAAGATCGGATCGCAAGAGCTGTTTCTTTTCAACCATCCCGATCTCATCAAAAACGTCTTAACGGTCGATCACCGCAGCTTTATCAAGGGGCGGGGACTTCAGTGGGCGAAGCGCCTTCTGGGTGAAGGGCTTTTGACCAGCGAGGGGGAGTTCCACCGCCGCCAGCGGCGGATCGCGCAGCCGGCCTTCCACCGGCAACGGATCGGGGCCTACGGCGAGATGATGACCGGCTACGGCGTCCGGACGCGGGAGCGCTGGGAGGAGGAGAAACCGTTCGATGTCTTAAAGGAGATGATGCACCTGACGATGATGGTTGCGGCGAAGACCCTCTTCGATACCGAGGCCGAGTCGGAGGCGAAGGAGATCGGGGAGGCGCTGTCGGTCTCGGTCGAATTTTTCAACCGGTTTACCCTTCCCTTCGCCGATCTTTTGGCGGAGCTGCCGGTGCCGAGCACCCTCAAATTTCGAAAAGCAAAGCGCCGCCTGGATGAAACAGTCTACCGGATGATCGCCGAGCGGCGGGCGAGCAAAGAAGACCGAGGCGATCTTCTCTCGATGCTCCTTCACGCCACCGACGAGGAAGGGGGGACCGGCGGGATGACCGACCAACAGCTTCGGGATGAAGCGATGACGATCTTCCTGGCGGGACATGAGACGACCGCGAACGCGCTGACCTGGACCTGGTATCTGCTGTCGCAACATCCCGACGCGGAGACGCAACTCCACGCCGAGATCGACGCGCTGGGAGGAAGGCTCCCGGCGGTCGACGATCTGCCGAAGTTGACCTATACCGAGAAGCTGCTGGCCGAATCGATGCGGCTATATCCCCCCGCGTGGCTGCTCGGATATCGCGCGATCCGGGATTACCCGGTCGGCCGGTATGTCGTTCCGAAGGGGGGGATCGTCCTGATGAGCCAATATGTGATGCATCACGATCCCCGTTATTATCCCGATCCTTTCCGGTTCGACCCGGAGCGTTGGGAGCCGGCGGCGAAGGCGGTCCGTCCGAAGTTTTCGTATTTCCCTTTCGGCGGCGGCCCCCGCGTCTGCATCGGCGAATCGTTCGCCTGGATGGAGGGGATTCTCCTGATTGCGACCCTCGCCCAACGCTGGCGGCTGCGGTTGGTTCCGGGCCATCCGGTGGTGCTTCAACCGCTGATCACGCTGCGGCCCAAACACGGAATGATGGTAACGGCGGAGCGGCGTTAG
- a CDS encoding TrmJ/YjtD family RNA methyltransferase, which produces MDSAPPPSSRIDRITFCLVSPESPGNIGSAARALKNMGFSRLALVSPTDPRGEESIRMAYRSREILNEARLFPDLSAALSETEWVVGISGRKRRGAGVESIETLAAEIWERAGRQKITLLFGSEGTGLSNEALSRCHRTAFIPTGPRFSSLNLAQAVLLVAAALHRASSLAPSPSSDPNGRPAPGIASVAETESFFHEMERTLEEIGFLKPPAKKKTIRRLREILMRAEVDSEEAKLLRAMFRQMLRAAGKKKSN; this is translated from the coding sequence GTGGACAGCGCGCCCCCTCCTTCATCACGCATCGACCGGATCACCTTTTGTCTTGTCTCACCCGAAAGCCCCGGCAACATCGGAAGCGCGGCCCGTGCCCTCAAGAACATGGGATTCAGCCGCTTGGCGCTCGTCTCCCCTACCGACCCGCGCGGCGAGGAATCGATCCGGATGGCCTACCGCTCCCGCGAGATTCTCAATGAAGCCCGGCTGTTTCCCGATCTCTCCGCGGCCCTCTCCGAAACGGAGTGGGTCGTCGGCATCAGCGGGCGAAAGAGAAGAGGGGCCGGGGTTGAATCGATCGAGACGCTGGCCGCGGAGATCTGGGAGCGGGCCGGCCGTCAAAAGATCACGCTGCTCTTCGGTTCGGAAGGAACCGGCCTCTCCAACGAAGCCCTCTCCCGCTGCCACCGAACCGCCTTCATCCCGACCGGCCCCCGTTTCTCCTCGCTGAATCTCGCCCAGGCGGTCTTGCTGGTCGCCGCCGCCCTCCACCGGGCAAGTTCCCTCGCCCCCTCTCCCTCCTCGGATCCGAACGGCCGGCCCGCGCCAGGGATCGCCTCTGTTGCCGAAACGGAATCTTTCTTTCATGAGATGGAACGGACGCTGGAAGAAATCGGCTTTTTGAAACCGCCTGCAAAGAAAAAAACGATAAGAAGGCTGAGGGAAATTTTGATGCGGGCGGAGGTTGATTCGGAAGAGGCAAAGCTGTTGCGGGCGATGTTCCGGCAGATGCTCCGGGCGGCGGGAAAAAAGAAATCGAACTAA
- a CDS encoding hybrid sensor histidine kinase/response regulator, whose amino-acid sequence MPTVLVVDDTETNRYILEKILKTEGFQVISAENGAQTLARAAEERPDLILLDINMPDMDGFEVCRRLKKNRQTEVIPVIIISATYYDLESRVRGIELGAIDYLTQPVNKGELLARVHSNLRSKYYYDRAVKDAERFKRMTEVGNLLFASVSSGPFPSEIATKIMQMFDAAGAAVLFRDRSEGHFRWTMTGGIFAGLESDPDALTGETQGLLAQVLSKQRRTVLSRAEVAADPSLGRILAGKELEGLVLSPLSYQTYTKGVLLIALRRPLLSPEEEDPIEILSSRMTAGLLNREAYQYLHRTNEVLSRTNLKLREEAMQHQTSVSYTSHDLKTPLNAIIGFASLLRDANMDDEKKKSAVERILTNSKDLLRMLEKGLDQFRSKATEAAEVDLSELVREQIQNELIPLLFGKEVEAESRIEPGVRIRVSDPDLIKHILSNLLSNAAKFTPTGSIQIRVRKAKEKEEEGAQIVVTDTGIGIEADRLARIFDTFSHASGYEGSGIGLTIVHHIVQRLRGKIKVKSTPGAGTQFTLWLPQQCDPAG is encoded by the coding sequence ATGCCGACCGTTTTAGTCGTGGATGATACCGAAACCAACCGGTATATCCTGGAGAAAATTTTAAAGACCGAGGGCTTCCAGGTCATCTCCGCCGAAAACGGCGCCCAAACCCTGGCCCGCGCCGCCGAGGAGCGGCCCGACCTGATCCTCCTCGACATCAATATGCCCGACATGGACGGGTTCGAAGTTTGCCGGCGCCTCAAAAAAAATCGACAGACCGAGGTGATCCCGGTCATCATCATCTCCGCCACCTATTACGATCTCGAAAGCCGCGTCCGCGGCATCGAGCTGGGGGCGATCGACTATTTGACCCAGCCGGTCAACAAGGGGGAGCTGTTGGCCCGCGTCCACAGCAACCTCCGGTCAAAATACTATTATGACCGGGCGGTCAAAGATGCGGAGCGTTTCAAGCGGATGACCGAAGTCGGGAATCTTCTCTTCGCCTCCGTCTCAAGCGGTCCCTTCCCTTCCGAGATCGCGACGAAGATCATGCAGATGTTCGACGCGGCGGGAGCCGCCGTCCTCTTTCGAGACCGGTCGGAGGGGCACTTCCGCTGGACGATGACCGGCGGTATTTTTGCGGGGCTGGAGAGCGACCCCGACGCGCTCACGGGGGAAACCCAAGGGCTGCTGGCGCAGGTGCTCTCAAAGCAGCGGCGGACGGTTCTCTCCCGCGCCGAGGTCGCGGCCGATCCTTCTCTTGGAAGAATCTTGGCCGGAAAGGAGTTGGAGGGATTGGTCCTCTCGCCGCTCTCCTACCAAACGTACACCAAGGGGGTGCTGCTGATCGCCCTTCGCAGGCCGCTCCTCTCCCCCGAGGAGGAAGATCCCATTGAGATTCTCTCCTCCCGAATGACCGCCGGACTGCTGAACCGGGAGGCCTACCAATATCTTCACCGGACGAACGAGGTCCTCTCCCGGACCAACCTGAAACTTCGAGAAGAGGCGATGCAGCACCAAACCTCCGTCTCCTACACCTCTCACGATCTGAAAACGCCGTTAAACGCCATCATCGGATTTGCCTCGCTCCTTCGGGACGCGAACATGGATGACGAAAAAAAGAAATCGGCGGTCGAGCGGATCCTCACCAATTCGAAAGACCTTCTCCGGATGCTCGAAAAGGGGCTCGACCAGTTCCGCTCCAAAGCAACCGAGGCGGCCGAGGTCGATCTGAGCGAGCTGGTCCGGGAGCAGATCCAAAACGAGCTGATTCCCCTCCTCTTCGGGAAGGAGGTGGAGGCGGAGAGCCGGATCGAGCCGGGGGTGCGCATCCGCGTCTCCGACCCGGACCTGATCAAACATATCCTCTCGAATCTCCTGTCCAACGCGGCCAAGTTCACCCCCACCGGAAGCATCCAGATCCGGGTTCGGAAGGCGAAGGAGAAAGAAGAAGAGGGGGCTCAAATCGTCGTGACGGACACCGGGATCGGCATCGAGGCCGACCGGCTGGCCCGCATTTTCGACACGTTCAGCCACGCGTCGGGATATGAAGGGAGCGGGATCGGCCTGACGATCGTCCACCACATCGTTCAACGGCTGCGCGGAAAGATCAAGGTGAAGAGCACGCCGGGGGCCGGAACGCAATTTACCCTCTGGCTCCCTCAACAGTGCGATCCGGCCGGTTGA
- a CDS encoding response regulator: MPIRILLVEDTPVNMYVLQRVFNKEGFEVLEATDGKEAVRKAEKEKPDIVLMDMRLPGMSGYEAVTLLHKKIPSLPIIAVTADALPGDREWCLNLGCADYFSKPIKYREVIDAVYRIIKDGDNRSTASA; encoded by the coding sequence ATGCCGATACGGATTTTACTGGTCGAAGACACGCCGGTGAACATGTATGTCCTTCAGCGCGTCTTCAACAAGGAAGGATTCGAGGTGCTGGAGGCGACCGACGGGAAAGAGGCGGTCCGCAAAGCCGAAAAGGAAAAACCCGATATCGTCCTGATGGACATGCGTCTTCCCGGCATGAGCGGGTACGAAGCGGTGACCCTCCTCCACAAGAAGATCCCCTCGCTTCCGATCATTGCCGTCACCGCCGACGCCCTGCCGGGAGACCGGGAGTGGTGCCTGAACCTCGGATGCGCCGATTATTTTTCCAAGCCGATCAAATACCGGGAAGTGATCGACGCGGTCTATCGAATTATCAAGGACGGCGACAATCGATCGACCGCAAGCGCTTAA
- a CDS encoding ATP-binding protein: protein MMMGSLTEKKVLSLSIGKQSRLLTVRNKIRTVLDHLEIPRREQNRLIIALSELMRNTIQYAKSGEMTLSAVQEGSTWSIAFVLSDKGPGIAHLDEILQGAYRFAPGRGFGIASAKRLLDEFEMQTVLGKGTQACGRIEVGHLYAQGLDEGRMARLHETLAQQPDIEELVTSLREKEQLIEQLNNELNVTNEGIIALYREIDEKNVELSRANQMKSSFLASMSHELRTPLNSILALSQILLDRIDGDLSGEQEKQVTMIQDSGERLLQLINDILDLSRIEAGKVRIEKMWIDLRKVAQEAITSMEPLAKKKGLTLRFVAPDSLPQVFADEARVRQILLNFLSNAVKFTPAGSILVSLALPVKEEREIAVSVQDTGIGIAQKNLVYIFEPFHQIDNTPARKYGGTGLGLSISKQLVELMGGRIWANSSEGEGSTFTFTLPMAKTGVGAKFQE from the coding sequence ATGATGATGGGTTCCCTCACGGAAAAGAAAGTTTTATCGCTCTCAATCGGAAAACAGAGCCGGCTCTTGACCGTTCGGAACAAAATCCGGACGGTTCTCGATCACCTGGAGATCCCGCGCCGGGAGCAGAACCGGCTGATCATCGCCCTCTCGGAGCTGATGCGCAACACCATTCAGTATGCCAAGTCGGGGGAGATGACCCTGTCTGCCGTTCAAGAGGGATCAACCTGGTCGATCGCCTTCGTTCTCTCCGACAAAGGCCCCGGCATCGCCCATCTCGACGAGATCCTGCAAGGGGCCTACCGCTTCGCGCCGGGGCGGGGCTTTGGAATCGCTTCGGCCAAACGCCTCTTGGATGAATTCGAGATGCAGACCGTCTTGGGAAAAGGGACCCAGGCGTGCGGCCGGATAGAGGTCGGGCATCTCTATGCGCAAGGGCTCGATGAAGGGCGGATGGCGCGCCTGCACGAGACCCTCGCCCAGCAGCCCGACATCGAAGAGCTCGTCACCTCCCTTCGCGAAAAAGAGCAATTGATCGAACAATTGAACAATGAGCTCAACGTCACCAACGAAGGGATCATCGCCCTCTATCGCGAGATCGATGAAAAAAACGTCGAGCTCTCCCGCGCCAATCAGATGAAGTCGTCGTTCCTGGCCAGCATGTCTCACGAGCTGAGAACCCCCCTCAACTCGATCCTGGCCCTCAGCCAGATCCTCCTCGACCGGATCGACGGCGATCTTTCCGGCGAACAGGAAAAACAGGTAACGATGATTCAAGACTCGGGCGAGCGGCTCCTTCAGCTGATCAACGATATCCTCGATCTCTCCCGGATCGAGGCGGGAAAGGTCCGGATCGAGAAGATGTGGATCGATCTACGCAAGGTGGCGCAAGAGGCGATCACCAGCATGGAGCCTTTGGCGAAGAAAAAAGGGCTGACCTTGCGCTTCGTCGCCCCCGACTCCCTTCCTCAGGTCTTTGCCGATGAAGCGCGCGTGCGGCAGATCCTTCTCAATTTCTTGAGCAATGCGGTGAAATTCACCCCCGCCGGCTCGATTCTCGTGAGCTTGGCCCTGCCCGTGAAGGAGGAACGGGAAATCGCCGTGTCGGTTCAAGACACCGGGATCGGAATCGCCCAGAAAAACTTGGTTTACATCTTCGAGCCGTTCCATCAAATCGACAACACCCCCGCCCGTAAATACGGCGGGACCGGCTTGGGACTCTCGATCTCCAAACAGCTGGTGGAGCTGATGGGGGGAAGGATCTGGGCCAACAGCAGCGAGGGAGAAGGATCGACCTTCACCTTCACCCTTCCGATGGCCAAAACAGGGGTCGGCGCGAAGTTTCAGGAGTGA
- a CDS encoding SpoIIE family protein phosphatase, with translation MALKATELCVIVPEGAAWAGEIRRRLVRLAESVGFSEEKCSDVALVATEMATNLEKHRAVLPVIRYGVTESDLRGRSLLMISEDRGPGIPHPEQALRDHYSTAGTLGGGLGAIRRLSDDFAIYSETTRPRGGFPGTVVVSRIWSNGPSSDNLFDCEALTRPKPGEIDNGDGVWFGQSGDSLQVAVIDGLGHGLGAKKAAQAAREGLNGTGRLPLDAVLDRLHRALQRTQGAVVGILRIDLKEGRAVYAGVGNIDCRIYGPHPARPISMNGSLGVVTPRFREESFPFEKGDVFVLTSDGISTKWDPADYGKSASASPLLLGSLLLRDHSRPKDDATVVVGRIG, from the coding sequence ATGGCGCTGAAAGCAACGGAGCTCTGTGTGATTGTTCCCGAAGGAGCGGCATGGGCAGGCGAGATCCGGCGCCGATTGGTCCGCCTGGCGGAATCGGTCGGCTTCTCCGAGGAGAAATGTTCGGATGTCGCCCTGGTCGCCACGGAGATGGCGACCAATCTGGAAAAACACCGCGCCGTCTTGCCGGTCATCCGGTACGGCGTGACCGAATCGGATCTGCGCGGCCGAAGCCTTCTCATGATCTCGGAAGACCGGGGCCCCGGCATCCCTCATCCGGAGCAGGCGCTTCGAGACCATTATTCGACGGCAGGAACATTGGGAGGGGGGCTCGGCGCCATCCGGCGCCTCTCGGATGACTTCGCGATTTACTCCGAGACGACGCGTCCGAGGGGAGGCTTCCCCGGAACGGTCGTTGTCTCGCGGATCTGGAGCAACGGCCCCTCTTCCGACAACCTGTTCGACTGCGAAGCGCTCACCCGGCCGAAGCCGGGAGAGATCGATAACGGTGACGGGGTCTGGTTCGGGCAAAGCGGCGATTCTCTGCAGGTGGCGGTCATCGACGGCCTGGGACACGGCCTGGGGGCAAAAAAGGCGGCCCAAGCGGCGCGGGAGGGGCTCAATGGAACCGGCCGGCTCCCCCTCGACGCCGTTCTCGACCGGCTTCATCGCGCGCTCCAGCGGACGCAGGGAGCGGTCGTCGGGATTCTCCGGATCGACCTGAAAGAAGGACGGGCGGTCTACGCCGGGGTCGGCAACATCGATTGCCGGATTTACGGGCCGCACCCGGCCAGACCGATTTCAATGAACGGCTCGCTCGGGGTGGTCACGCCGCGATTTCGTGAAGAGTCGTTTCCCTTCGAAAAGGGGGACGTTTTTGTTCTTACGAGCGACGGGATTTCAACCAAGTGGGATCCGGCCGATTATGGCAAATCGGCCTCGGCGTCTCCCCTTCTCCTCGGCTCTCTCCTGTTGAGAGACCACAGCCGCCCGAAAGACGACGCCACGGTGGTCGTCGGACGAATTGGATGA
- a CDS encoding anti-sigma regulatory factor, producing MVTVSRATRLSISNEVDLVRARQEVRVQAQALGFSLVDQTRITTAVSELIRNMMKYAGGGTMEIEGVRNGVRIGLRIICHDKGPGIPDIGLAMKEGYSTSNGLGYGLPGTKRLVDEFDIWSEVGKGTRVTISKWR from the coding sequence ATGGTCACGGTTAGCCGGGCAACCCGCCTCTCGATTTCGAATGAAGTCGATCTGGTCAGGGCCCGCCAGGAGGTCCGCGTTCAGGCGCAGGCGCTCGGGTTCAGCCTGGTCGATCAAACGCGCATCACCACGGCGGTCAGCGAGCTGATCCGGAACATGATGAAATATGCCGGCGGCGGAACGATGGAGATCGAGGGGGTCCGGAATGGGGTCCGCATCGGCCTTCGGATTATTTGTCACGACAAGGGCCCCGGAATTCCTGACATCGGCCTGGCGATGAAGGAAGGTTATTCGACCAGCAACGGGTTGGGATACGGCCTGCCGGGAACGAAACGGCTGGTGGACGAATTCGACATCTGGTCGGAAGTCGGGAAAGGGACGCGGGTGACGATTTCGAAATGGCGCTGA
- a CDS encoding STAS domain-containing protein encodes MEKIPIIKVGDTLLVSIQTDLQDQVAMTMQTDLLGRIEQTSARGVIIDISVVDIVDSFLGRVLSDTASMARIMNAVVVVVGIQPSVAITLVELGLELKQIPTALNVERGLQLLRERIAWEDHAVADGAESRELGREEERARNGHG; translated from the coding sequence ATGGAAAAAATTCCGATCATCAAAGTCGGCGACACCCTTCTCGTCTCGATTCAAACCGATCTTCAGGACCAGGTCGCCATGACAATGCAGACCGATCTCCTCGGCAGGATCGAGCAGACCTCCGCCCGCGGGGTGATCATCGATATCTCGGTCGTCGATATCGTCGATTCGTTCCTGGGCCGTGTCCTTTCCGACACCGCCTCGATGGCGCGGATCATGAACGCGGTGGTGGTGGTGGTCGGGATACAGCCCTCCGTCGCCATCACCCTGGTCGAGCTCGGTTTGGAGCTAAAACAGATTCCGACCGCATTGAACGTCGAACGGGGCCTGCAGCTTCTGCGGGAGAGGATCGCATGGGAGGATCATGCCGTCGCAGACGGCGCGGAATCGAGGGAGCTCGGTCGGGAAGAGGAGCGCGCGCGCAATGGTCACGGTTAG
- a CDS encoding STAS domain-containing protein: MKGQKFLEILRKRKDEILENWVKRQLPLAGKGGVTSDELRRQCVEFLDLLENVIQSGASSPDDPKTAPIVEFLKEVSRDRVMRGFSPTETAVFIFSLKEIVLPMLQPLAKNEETFSSEVMPLSLLLDQMGLLTFEQYLNNREEVIARQQLDMTELSTPVVKIWEGILALPLIGTLDSRRTMTVMEKLLQKIVDTTATVAILDITGVPTVDTLVANHIMKTVAATRLLGAEVIITGVSPAIAQTIVHLGVDLSGIQTRATMAEGLKLALRMTKQQMTEEARNGVNLLEKGIAAAQTAQARKGRS, translated from the coding sequence ATGAAGGGACAAAAATTTCTGGAAATCTTGCGAAAGCGAAAAGACGAAATCCTGGAGAACTGGGTGAAGCGGCAACTTCCTCTGGCAGGCAAGGGAGGGGTCACTTCGGATGAGCTTCGGCGCCAATGCGTCGAGTTCCTCGACCTGCTCGAAAACGTGATACAGAGCGGGGCCTCCAGTCCGGATGATCCGAAAACGGCGCCGATCGTCGAATTCCTCAAGGAGGTCTCGCGGGATCGGGTCATGAGAGGATTCTCTCCGACCGAAACGGCCGTCTTCATTTTCAGTCTCAAAGAAATAGTCCTCCCGATGCTCCAACCGCTTGCCAAGAATGAGGAGACCTTCTCCAGCGAAGTAATGCCGCTCTCTCTTCTTCTCGACCAGATGGGATTGCTCACCTTCGAGCAATACCTGAACAACCGCGAAGAGGTCATCGCTCGACAACAGCTCGACATGACCGAGCTCTCCACCCCGGTCGTCAAGATTTGGGAGGGGATTCTCGCCCTGCCGCTCATCGGAACCCTCGATTCCAGACGGACGATGACCGTCATGGAAAAACTTCTTCAGAAAATCGTCGATACCACGGCCACCGTGGCGATCCTCGACATCACCGGCGTCCCAACCGTAGACACCCTGGTGGCCAATCACATCATGAAAACGGTCGCGGCGACCCGACTGTTGGGCGCGGAGGTGATCATCACCGGGGTCTCGCCTGCCATCGCGCAGACGATCGTTCACCTGGGGGTCGATCTTTCCGGAATTCAAACGCGGGCGACCATGGCGGAGGGGTTGAAGCTGGCGCTCCGGATGACCAAACAACAAATGACCGAGGAGGCCCGGAACGGGGTGAACCTGCTGGAGAAGGGAATTGCAGCGGCCCAGACGGCGCAGGCCCGGAAGGGACGGAGCTAA
- a CDS encoding AmpG family muropeptide MFS transporter — MNLYLQVFSNRRVAVLLLLGFSSGLPLALTFGTLQAWMKDAGVDLAAIGAITLVGLPYTVKYLWAPLMDRYTPPFLGRRRGWLVVTQLTLMAAIVFMGSLNPVSQPWLLAVTAVLVSFLSASQDIVVDAYRADVLREEELGAGAAVSVLGYRLGMLSSGAMALILADHLPWAAVYRIMAGLMLVGVAAALWGTEPKSGGSPRSLAEAVALPFRAFFSRDAALVLLLFIILYKLPDAVAGAMTTPFLLDVGFSKTEIGAVNKGFGLVATIFGAVAAGGLIARLGIYRSLWAFGILQAVTNLTYMGVALAGQNKAALILAVGVDNLSGGMGTAAFVAFLMSLTEKRYSATQYALLSSLMAITPKIAGAPTGLLAAGLGWPMFFAASVLGAVPGLAVLWWLMRRGAIGGRVASPPVAAD, encoded by the coding sequence ATGAATCTCTATCTTCAAGTCTTCAGCAACCGGCGGGTCGCCGTGTTGCTGCTGCTCGGTTTTTCTTCGGGCCTGCCGCTGGCGCTCACCTTCGGCACCTTGCAGGCCTGGATGAAGGATGCGGGGGTCGATCTCGCCGCCATCGGCGCAATTACCTTAGTGGGGTTGCCGTATACGGTGAAATATCTCTGGGCGCCCCTCATGGACCGCTATACTCCCCCTTTTCTGGGACGGCGGCGGGGCTGGCTGGTGGTGACGCAGCTAACCCTCATGGCGGCGATCGTCTTCATGGGAAGTTTGAATCCGGTTTCACAGCCCTGGCTCCTGGCGGTGACGGCGGTGCTCGTTTCGTTTCTCTCCGCGAGCCAGGACATCGTGGTCGACGCCTACCGGGCGGACGTTCTCAGAGAGGAAGAGCTCGGCGCGGGGGCGGCGGTCTCGGTGCTCGGCTACCGCCTGGGAATGCTCTCCTCCGGGGCGATGGCGCTGATCCTGGCCGACCACTTGCCCTGGGCGGCGGTCTATCGGATCATGGCGGGGCTGATGCTGGTCGGCGTGGCCGCCGCGTTGTGGGGAACCGAGCCGAAGAGCGGCGGCAGCCCCCGCAGCCTGGCGGAGGCGGTGGCGCTCCCCTTCAGGGCTTTTTTCAGCCGCGATGCCGCGCTTGTTCTGCTCCTTTTTATCATTCTTTATAAACTCCCGGACGCCGTTGCCGGGGCGATGACGACCCCCTTCTTGCTCGATGTCGGTTTCTCCAAAACCGAGATCGGGGCGGTGAACAAAGGATTCGGGCTGGTCGCCACGATCTTCGGCGCCGTCGCCGCCGGCGGCCTCATCGCGCGCCTCGGGATTTACCGTTCGCTCTGGGCCTTCGGCATCCTCCAGGCGGTCACCAATTTGACTTACATGGGGGTCGCCCTGGCGGGGCAGAACAAGGCCGCGCTGATTCTGGCGGTCGGCGTCGACAACCTCTCCGGCGGCATGGGAACGGCGGCGTTCGTCGCCTTCTTGATGAGCCTTACCGAAAAGCGCTACAGCGCCACCCAGTATGCTCTCCTCTCCAGCCTGATGGCGATCACCCCGAAAATCGCCGGCGCGCCGACCGGCCTCCTGGCGGCCGGGTTGGGGTGGCCGATGTTTTTCGCCGCCAGCGTATTGGGGGCGGTTCCGGGACTGGCGGTGTTGTGGTGGCTGATGCGGCGCGGGGCGATCGGGGGGAGAGTGGCGTCGCCGCCAGTGGCGGCGGATTAG
- a CDS encoding FmdE family protein translates to MDPEFKKAVDFHRHLCLDIAVGYRAAKVLMREMGDQMKNMKELVALVGNETCALDAIQEITGCTFGKRNLYLTQVGKPVYILQNTKTGKAVRAYCTYWDTFDHAQLRKLRKEATAPNATAENKAAFQKLTDDKINEILNAPDAALFKIEHVTLPPPPKSGKYDAEPCGNCGEQTNVALLLEEGGKKLCKECLQVGVH, encoded by the coding sequence ATGGATCCTGAATTCAAGAAGGCGGTCGATTTTCATCGGCATCTTTGTTTGGATATTGCGGTCGGTTATCGGGCCGCAAAAGTCTTGATGCGGGAGATGGGGGACCAGATGAAGAACATGAAGGAGCTGGTCGCTCTGGTCGGGAATGAGACCTGCGCGCTCGATGCGATTCAAGAGATCACCGGCTGCACCTTCGGCAAGCGGAACCTTTATCTCACCCAGGTCGGCAAGCCGGTTTATATTCTCCAGAACACCAAAACCGGAAAGGCGGTCCGGGCCTACTGCACCTATTGGGACACCTTCGATCATGCGCAGCTGCGAAAGCTGCGGAAGGAGGCGACCGCCCCCAACGCCACGGCGGAGAACAAGGCGGCTTTCCAAAAGCTGACCGACGACAAGATCAATGAGATCCTAAACGCGCCTGACGCAGCCCTCTTTAAAATTGAGCATGTGACCCTTCCCCCGCCGCCGAAGAGCGGTAAATATGACGCCGAGCCGTGCGGAAATTGCGGCGAGCAGACGAACGTCGCCCTCCTGTTGGAGGAGGGGGGAAAGAAGCTTTGCAAGGAGTGTCTTCAGGTCGGCGTGCACTAA